The following proteins are encoded in a genomic region of Desulfonatronum thiodismutans:
- a CDS encoding MBL fold metallo-hydrolase RNA specificity domain-containing protein, whose protein sequence is MKVRFLGAARTVTGSCIVVETSQTRFAVDCGLYQGNREIEKRNQSDALYDPSTLDFILITHAHIDHSGLLPRIVNRGFAGPVYATPPTKDLLEIMLLDSAHIQEMEARWENKKRLRVGQKPIEPLYGKGDVSKAMSLVQSMVYNDPFDPGPGVRVNFKDAGHILGSALVEVWVEEDGQRIKLVFSGDLGRPDQLLVRDPSIVESADFLFMESTYGNRDHKNEDQSREELAEAIAFSYAKGEKVIIPAFALERTQEVIFSMFLLSKEGKLPKDMPVFVDSPLATRATEVFRRHPDYFDRETRHYLANGEDPFNMPNLRFTLSVQESQALNTMRGPAVIISASGMANAGRVKHHLKHNLWRQGASIVFVGFQAMGTPGRKIVDGAESIRILGEDILVKARVFTIGGFSAHAGQSQLMDWLSFFRSRTMEVFLIHGEYEAQKVLAGLIRERFRYTVHIPDFLDESILTPGKVLEQPRDKDRGRSHMDWDFLVQEMERPMVLLRERIPCLQALPWVEQTEMRDRVLDVNRIWNTLVSDIPCGHSRTQTKNKGR, encoded by the coding sequence ATGAAAGTTCGTTTTTTAGGGGCAGCGCGAACCGTGACTGGATCCTGTATCGTTGTCGAGACAAGCCAGACTCGTTTTGCAGTGGATTGCGGGTTGTATCAGGGGAACCGGGAGATCGAGAAACGCAACCAGAGTGATGCTCTGTATGACCCCTCGACCCTGGACTTTATTCTGATCACCCACGCCCATATTGACCACAGCGGGTTATTGCCGCGCATCGTGAACAGGGGCTTTGCGGGACCGGTTTACGCTACCCCGCCCACCAAGGATTTGCTGGAGATCATGCTCTTGGACAGCGCCCATATCCAGGAAATGGAGGCCCGCTGGGAAAACAAGAAGCGGTTGCGTGTCGGACAAAAGCCAATTGAGCCTTTGTATGGCAAGGGTGATGTTTCCAAGGCCATGAGTCTGGTCCAATCCATGGTCTACAACGACCCCTTCGACCCGGGGCCGGGGGTAAGGGTCAACTTCAAGGACGCGGGGCACATTCTGGGATCAGCCCTGGTGGAAGTCTGGGTCGAGGAGGACGGGCAGCGGATCAAGCTCGTGTTTTCAGGAGATCTGGGGCGGCCCGATCAGCTGCTGGTTCGCGATCCCAGCATTGTCGAGTCGGCCGATTTTCTCTTCATGGAGTCGACCTACGGCAACAGGGACCACAAGAATGAGGATCAAAGCCGGGAGGAGTTGGCCGAAGCCATTGCCTTCAGTTATGCCAAGGGCGAAAAGGTCATCATTCCGGCATTTGCCTTGGAGCGAACCCAGGAAGTCATTTTTTCCATGTTCCTGCTCTCCAAGGAAGGGAAGCTTCCCAAGGACATGCCGGTCTTCGTGGACAGCCCTCTCGCGACCAGGGCCACGGAAGTTTTTCGGCGACACCCGGACTATTTTGACCGGGAGACGCGGCATTATCTGGCCAACGGCGAAGACCCCTTCAACATGCCCAATCTGCGGTTTACCTTGAGCGTGCAGGAGTCCCAAGCGCTGAATACCATGCGCGGTCCGGCGGTCATCATCTCCGCGAGCGGCATGGCCAATGCGGGGCGAGTCAAGCATCATCTCAAGCACAACCTCTGGCGCCAAGGGGCGAGTATTGTTTTTGTCGGGTTTCAGGCCATGGGCACCCCAGGAAGGAAGATTGTCGATGGAGCCGAATCCATCCGCATTCTTGGTGAAGATATTCTGGTCAAGGCACGGGTCTTCACCATCGGCGGTTTTTCCGCCCATGCCGGCCAGAGCCAGCTCATGGACTGGTTGAGCTTTTTTCGTTCCCGGACCATGGAGGTTTTCCTGATTCACGGTGAATATGAGGCCCAGAAGGTTCTGGCCGGGTTGATCCGGGAAAGGTTCCGCTACACGGTCCATATCCCCGATTTTCTCGACGAAAGCATTCTCACTCCGGGCAAGGTCTTGGAGCAGCCCAGAGACAAGGATCGAGGCAGGTCCCACATGGACTGGGACTTTCTTGTCCAGGAAATGGAGAGGCCCATGGTCCTTTTGCGGGAGAGAATCCCATGTCTCCAGGCCTTGCCTTGGGTTGAGCAAACCGAGATGCGGGATCGCGTTCTGGATGTCAACAGGATCTGGAATACACTTGTCAGTGATATTCCTTGCGGGCATTCCAGGACCCAAACCAAGAACAAAGGCCGCTGA
- a CDS encoding ATPase domain-containing protein encodes MNNIAAIRRLATGVPGLDAILGGGLPEYSLNIIVGPPGSGKTTLAHQIMFSLATREHPALFFSVLGEPPLKMLRYQQQFSFFNPDKINDAIRFVSLSEDIATGDYARVLSRIMREVQASPPGLVFVDSFRSVMYEAQHLPDNTISLQQFVQQLGIQLGCWQTTSFLIGEYWSESVHHQVFTVADGLLSLRQSVHRNSMVRKIRILKMRGQAIRPGMHTFSITSAGIVVYPTALVLEGIADAPLAPEELRGRERLATGVPRLDEMLGGGLPSGYSLLVAGPSGSGKTILADAFLAEGVRRGEPGVIVAFEQTPSQSWMRALNDMIRNGQIGLINTRPLDLSIDEIVHRLTEVIQRMKATRVVIDSLSGFELAVAPTFREDFRESLFRMFAVLSGLGVTVLMTSELEDRYIDLRFSPYGAAFLTDAIIVQRYIEVRSTLQRVMAVVKVRASAHDKEIRRYEITDEGIVIGDPVSDYEGMLGGRPTRTKTRGQDDQGKR; translated from the coding sequence GTGAACAATATAGCAGCCATCCGCCGACTGGCCACGGGCGTGCCTGGACTTGATGCGATCCTGGGCGGTGGCTTGCCGGAATATTCCTTGAACATCATTGTCGGGCCTCCAGGGTCCGGCAAGACGACGCTGGCGCACCAGATTATGTTCTCCCTGGCAACTCGGGAGCATCCAGCTCTGTTCTTCAGCGTGCTCGGGGAACCGCCGCTGAAGATGCTGCGTTATCAGCAGCAGTTTTCGTTCTTCAACCCGGACAAGATCAACGACGCGATTCGTTTCGTCAGCTTGAGCGAGGACATTGCGACCGGCGACTACGCCCGTGTGCTGTCGCGCATCATGCGGGAAGTCCAGGCTTCACCGCCGGGACTGGTTTTTGTCGATTCCTTCCGCTCGGTCATGTATGAGGCGCAACATCTTCCTGATAATACCATCAGCCTGCAACAGTTCGTCCAGCAGCTCGGAATTCAGCTGGGCTGCTGGCAGACCACCTCCTTTCTGATCGGGGAATACTGGTCGGAAAGCGTCCATCATCAGGTCTTCACGGTGGCCGATGGCCTGCTCTCGCTACGGCAAAGCGTCCATAGAAATTCCATGGTCCGCAAAATACGTATTCTGAAAATGCGCGGCCAGGCCATCCGACCGGGGATGCATACCTTCAGCATCACCAGCGCTGGGATCGTCGTCTACCCGACCGCGCTGGTTCTCGAAGGCATCGCGGATGCCCCGTTGGCCCCCGAGGAGTTGCGCGGTCGGGAGAGGTTGGCCACAGGCGTGCCGCGCCTGGACGAAATGCTGGGCGGCGGTTTGCCGTCGGGATATTCACTACTGGTGGCCGGACCGTCCGGGTCGGGCAAGACGATTCTGGCGGACGCCTTCCTTGCCGAAGGAGTCCGCCGGGGCGAACCGGGCGTGATCGTTGCATTTGAGCAAACGCCGAGTCAATCCTGGATGCGCGCGCTCAACGATATGATCCGCAACGGACAAATCGGCCTGATCAATACCCGTCCCCTGGACCTTTCCATCGACGAGATCGTTCATCGCTTGACCGAAGTTATTCAGCGAATGAAGGCCACGCGTGTGGTGATCGACTCGCTGTCCGGCTTCGAGCTGGCCGTGGCGCCGACCTTTCGCGAGGATTTTCGCGAATCTCTATTTCGGATGTTCGCGGTGCTGTCCGGGCTGGGGGTAACGGTGCTGATGACGTCGGAACTTGAGGATCGCTATATTGATTTGCGGTTCAGCCCCTACGGGGCGGCGTTTCTCACCGATGCGATCATCGTCCAGCGCTACATTGAAGTGCGGAGCACTTTGCAGCGGGTCATGGCGGTGGTCAAGGTCCGGGCCAGCGCCCACGACAAAGAGATCAGGCGGTACGAGATAACCGATGAGGGCATTGTCATCGGCGACCCGGTGAGCGACTACGAGGGAATGCTGGGCGGGCGGCCGACGCGAACAAAAACGCGCGGTCAGGACGATCAAGGCAAACGGTGA
- a CDS encoding GGDEF domain-containing protein produces MQNRPHPKNAPESLFEEAENTLPSGSVTEHAFAGQANPGDKQTNDNCHRFSGPDRRRDGTGRRRGFADRRGGVSDRRGGDTVRRDKDIELHEQDISAEPGGHSEALLRDVNEQLVVATIRAQTQAETAEQIAAKMAHLAEHDYLTGLPNRAVLDDRLERSIALAQRHGNQVALLYLDIDNFKHINDSLGHAAGDQLLQSIGKRLQACVRFSDTVSRQGGDEFVVLLADVEGEHGAVLAAQKLIAAMVEPHRIGAHSLHVTLSIGISLYPDHGTDKETVIRNADTAMYFAKHKGRNNYQVFSTDMKIQL; encoded by the coding sequence ATGCAGAATCGTCCGCATCCGAAAAACGCTCCGGAGAGTCTGTTTGAGGAAGCCGAAAACACCTTGCCATCGGGCTCGGTGACCGAGCATGCCTTTGCCGGGCAGGCAAATCCCGGCGATAAACAGACCAATGATAACTGCCACAGGTTTTCTGGTCCAGATCGGCGCAGAGATGGCACGGGCCGGCGACGAGGGTTTGCGGATCGGCGCGGAGGTGTCTCGGATCGGCGCGGAGGTGACACGGTCCGGCGGGACAAAGACATCGAACTTCATGAACAGGACATCTCGGCAGAGCCAGGCGGGCATTCCGAGGCGCTGCTGCGTGACGTCAACGAGCAGCTTGTCGTGGCGACGATTCGTGCCCAGACGCAGGCTGAGACCGCTGAGCAGATCGCCGCGAAAATGGCCCATTTGGCCGAGCACGATTATCTTACGGGCTTGCCGAACCGTGCAGTGCTGGACGACCGTCTGGAACGGTCGATCGCCCTTGCGCAGCGTCACGGCAATCAGGTCGCCCTGCTGTATCTGGACATCGACAACTTCAAGCACATCAATGACTCGCTCGGGCATGCCGCGGGTGACCAACTGCTTCAATCCATTGGAAAGCGTCTGCAGGCCTGCGTTCGTTTTTCGGATACGGTCAGCCGCCAGGGTGGCGACGAATTCGTGGTGCTGTTGGCCGACGTCGAAGGCGAGCATGGCGCTGTCCTTGCCGCTCAAAAGTTGATTGCGGCCATGGTCGAGCCGCATCGTATCGGCGCCCACAGTCTCCATGTCACCTTGAGCATCGGCATCAGCCTCTATCCGGACCACGGCACGGATAAGGAAACCGTTATCCGCAATGCCGACACTGCCATGTATTTTGCCAAGCACAAAGGGCGTAACAACTATCAGGTGTTCAGCACGGACATGAAGATCCAGCTGTAA
- a CDS encoding lmo0937 family membrane protein yields MLWTIFVILLVMWLLGLMSGYTMGGILHILLVIAIIVVLIQVLQGRRVL; encoded by the coding sequence ATGCTGTGGACAATATTTGTCATTCTTTTGGTCATGTGGTTGCTTGGCTTGATGAGCGGGTACACCATGGGTGGCATCCTGCATATTCTTCTGGTCATCGCCATCATTGTCGTTCTGATCCAGGTTCTCCAGGGGCGAAGGGTCTTGTGA